The Desulfarculaceae bacterium genome window below encodes:
- a CDS encoding tRNA-dihydrouridine synthase family protein: MQSPFVAAPMAGVSSPAFRLMARRAGAAMVYSEMISAIGLMRHQPQTRRLMRQIPGERPLVLQLFGSDPEAMHQAAKVASAEEVDALDVNMGCPVKKVRRQGAGSALLASPSHAAEVFAAVKEGSRLPVSAKIRLGPRPDTTETLVFKLVSAGAAAITLHARTASQLFGGKADWEAIKRLASWCPVPVIGNGDVFSGRDAVRMLGETGCAAVMIGRGAMGDPWIFSRAAARLAGREPEPVTPAMKRAALQEHLELARSLGGEGHALHFVRQFMMWYSRGLPGATAFRRAAGSCNGLAELWQECERFFGGLERAA, encoded by the coding sequence TTGCAATCTCCGTTCGTGGCCGCCCCGATGGCCGGGGTGAGCAGCCCGGCTTTTCGCCTGATGGCCCGCCGGGCCGGGGCGGCGATGGTCTACAGCGAGATGATCAGCGCCATAGGGCTCATGCGCCACCAGCCCCAGACCCGGCGCCTCATGCGCCAGATTCCCGGCGAGCGCCCCCTGGTCTTGCAGCTTTTCGGCTCCGACCCCGAGGCCATGCACCAGGCGGCCAAGGTGGCCAGCGCCGAGGAGGTGGACGCCCTGGACGTGAACATGGGCTGCCCGGTGAAGAAAGTCCGCCGCCAGGGCGCGGGCAGCGCACTGCTGGCCAGCCCCTCCCACGCGGCCGAGGTCTTCGCCGCGGTGAAGGAGGGCTCCCGCCTGCCGGTGAGCGCCAAGATCCGCCTGGGCCCCCGGCCCGACACCACCGAGACTCTGGTGTTCAAGCTGGTCAGCGCCGGAGCGGCGGCCATCACCCTGCACGCACGCACCGCTTCCCAGCTCTTCGGCGGCAAGGCCGATTGGGAGGCGATCAAGCGCTTGGCCTCCTGGTGCCCGGTGCCGGTTATCGGCAACGGCGACGTTTTCTCCGGCCGCGACGCGGTGCGGATGCTGGGCGAAACCGGCTGCGCGGCGGTGATGATCGGGCGGGGGGCCATGGGCGACCCCTGGATCTTCAGCCGGGCCGCCGCCCGCCTGGCCGGGCGCGAGCCCGAGCCGGTGACCCCGGCCATGAAGCGGGCCGCCCTGCAAGAGCATTTGGAGCTGGCCCGCTCCCTGGGCGGCGAGGGCCATGCCCTGCACTTCGTGCGCCAGTTCATGATGTGGTATTCCCGGGGCCTGCCCGGTGCGACGGCCTTCCGCCGGGCGGCCGGCTCCTGCAACGGCCTGGCCGAGCTGTGGCAAGAGTGCGAGAGATTCTTCGGCGGCCTGGAGCGGGCGGCATGA
- the ispH gene encoding 4-hydroxy-3-methylbut-2-enyl diphosphate reductase, with the protein MRVRLARHAGFCMGVRRAMELVLAQAHHSGTKVYTYGPLIHNPQVLELLAGKGIEALGEIPPPGSMDGGTVIIRAHGVPPEDKARLSEAGFSRILEGTCPRVIRVQAIISRAAKKGADVIIVGDASHPEVVGLLGHARGRGRVVSKPIEVADLPELKQVVAVAQTTQTSENFAAVVRELTKRFGPVEVHETICAATHRRQDEVRELARQVDGMVVVGGRDSGNTRRLAEVAAESGRPVFLVETEEELAAKDLAPLGTVGVTAGASTPNWLIKRVLRELASLRSDREGGLSWALRRGFRFLVRSQLLVALGAAGVTGASCLLQELVPHPALAALAFFYIYAMHILNQFLDKEAGQYNDPDRAQFLIKHRFLLIGAGVFSAAAALVLCFMIGTLPFIVVSLLSLLGITYSLPMVPPPLRRRLNFASLKDIPGSKTVSAAGAWAVVAAVLPPMAFNIWHPVYLSLAFVYVATLVFCRCAIFDVLDVQGDLVVGKETLPIVLGEAKTQRLVWWLLGGLAGLMLLAPLVGAPAGVSWSLLLPIAGMALMQRVLVRGDMLPGALSEGLVDLNFWLAGALALAWWRL; encoded by the coding sequence ATGAGGGTGCGCCTGGCCCGGCACGCGGGCTTTTGCATGGGGGTGCGCCGGGCCATGGAACTGGTCCTGGCCCAGGCCCACCATAGCGGGACCAAGGTCTACACCTACGGCCCCCTGATCCACAACCCCCAGGTGTTGGAGCTGTTGGCCGGCAAGGGCATCGAGGCGCTGGGGGAGATACCGCCGCCGGGCAGCATGGACGGAGGCACGGTGATCATCCGGGCCCACGGAGTGCCGCCCGAGGACAAGGCCCGCCTGAGCGAGGCGGGTTTCAGCCGTATCCTGGAGGGCACCTGCCCCCGGGTGATCCGGGTGCAGGCCATCATCAGCCGCGCGGCCAAAAAGGGCGCGGACGTGATCATCGTGGGCGACGCCAGCCACCCCGAGGTGGTGGGCCTGCTGGGTCACGCCCGGGGCCGGGGCCGGGTGGTGTCCAAGCCCATCGAGGTGGCCGATCTGCCTGAGCTCAAGCAGGTGGTGGCCGTGGCCCAGACCACCCAGACCAGCGAGAACTTCGCGGCCGTGGTGCGCGAGCTTACCAAGCGCTTCGGGCCGGTGGAGGTGCACGAGACGATCTGCGCGGCCACCCACCGCCGCCAGGACGAGGTGCGCGAGTTGGCCCGCCAGGTGGACGGCATGGTGGTGGTGGGCGGCCGCGACAGCGGCAACACCCGCCGCCTGGCCGAGGTGGCCGCCGAATCGGGCCGCCCGGTGTTTTTGGTGGAGACCGAAGAAGAGCTGGCCGCCAAGGACCTGGCCCCCCTGGGCACGGTGGGGGTGACCGCCGGGGCCTCCACCCCCAACTGGCTCATCAAGCGGGTGCTCCGCGAGCTGGCCTCCCTGCGCTCGGACCGCGAAGGCGGCCTGTCCTGGGCCCTGCGCCGCGGTTTCCGCTTCCTGGTGCGCTCCCAGCTGCTGGTGGCCCTGGGCGCGGCGGGGGTGACCGGAGCCAGCTGCCTCCTGCAAGAGCTGGTGCCCCACCCGGCCCTGGCCGCCCTGGCCTTCTTCTATATCTACGCCATGCACATCCTCAACCAGTTCCTGGACAAGGAAGCAGGCCAATACAACGACCCGGACCGGGCCCAGTTTTTGATCAAGCACCGCTTCCTGCTCATCGGGGCGGGCGTCTTCAGCGCGGCCGCCGCCCTGGTGCTGTGCTTTATGATAGGCACCTTGCCCTTCATCGTGGTCAGCCTGTTGAGCCTACTGGGCATCACCTATTCGCTCCCGATGGTGCCCCCTCCCCTGCGGCGGCGGCTCAACTTCGCCAGCCTCAAGGACATACCCGGCTCCAAGACGGTGAGCGCGGCCGGGGCCTGGGCGGTGGTGGCCGCGGTCCTGCCGCCCATGGCCTTCAACATCTGGCATCCGGTGTATTTGTCCCTGGCCTTTGTCTATGTGGCCACCCTGGTCTTCTGCCGCTGCGCCATCTTCGACGTGCTCGACGTGCAGGGCGACCTAGTGGTGGGCAAGGAGACCCTGCCCATCGTCCTGGGCGAAGCCAAGACCCAGCGGCTGGTGTGGTGGCTCTTGGGCGGCCTGGCCGGGCTGATGCTCCTGGCCCCCCTGGTGGGGGCTCCGGCCGGGGTGAGCTGGTCGCTCTTGTTGCCCATCGCGGGCATGGCCCTGATGCAGCGGGTGCTGGTCCGGGGCGACATGCTGCCCGGCGCGCTCAGCGAGGGCCTGGTGGATCTGAACTTCTGGCTGGCCGGGGCCTTGGCCCTGGCCTGGTGGCGGCTGTAA
- a CDS encoding nitroreductase family protein has translation METLQAILGRRTVRSFAQDPIAPATLEALVNAARIAPSGANLQPLEFVVVTEPELREKVFACLKWAAYTTPRGTPDAEHRPTAYVAICVRQEYKASVGSDYDLGAAAATLSILAVDLGLGSCWLKNINYPKVSKLLGLPEGVKLDSILALGVPAEEPKQVELRPTDSGREVIKYWRDENEQQFVPKRSLETVLHWERHRG, from the coding sequence ATGGAAACTCTGCAAGCCATCCTGGGGCGGCGCACGGTGCGCAGCTTCGCCCAAGACCCCATCGCCCCCGCGACCCTCGAGGCCTTGGTCAACGCGGCGCGCATCGCGCCCTCGGGGGCCAACTTGCAGCCCCTGGAGTTCGTGGTGGTCACCGAGCCCGAGCTTCGGGAAAAGGTCTTCGCGTGTCTCAAGTGGGCGGCCTACACCACCCCCCGGGGCACCCCGGACGCCGAGCACCGCCCCACCGCCTACGTGGCCATCTGCGTGCGCCAAGAGTACAAGGCCTCGGTGGGCAGCGACTACGACCTGGGCGCGGCGGCGGCCACTCTGTCCATCCTGGCGGTGGACCTGGGCCTGGGCTCCTGCTGGCTGAAAAACATCAACTACCCCAAGGTGTCCAAGCTGCTGGGCCTGCCCGAGGGCGTCAAGCTGGACTCCATCCTGGCCCTGGGGGTGCCCGCCGAGGAGCCCAAGCAGGTGGAGCTGAGGCCCACCGACAGCGGCCGCGAGGTGATCAAGTATTGGCGCGACGAGAACGAGCAGCAGTTCGTGCCCAAGCGCAGCCTGGAGACGGTGCTGCACTGGGAGCGCCACCGGGGCTAG